The DNA window ATCGCCGCGTCGGCGCCGAACGCGACGTGCGCGTTGCGTTCGGCGGTGCTCTGCGGGCGCGTGTCGACGACCGTGCGGCCGATCGTCAGCGGGCTCACCGTCTCCACGTCGACGGGGAGGTGCCTGGTCGTGATGATCTCCGGCGCCACCAGGTAAGCGGTGCAGACGACGTCGTGCACGGGCGCGGTGCCGCCACCGGTGATCTCGTCGTAGGCGGCGATGCGCCTGCCGATGAACCGGGCGGCCGCGGTCCCGGCCGGGGTGCCGAGCTCCGCCAGCGCGTCGCACGTGTCCTGGCCGATCAGCGCCTGATGGGTGGCGTCGAGGGGCACCAGCGTCAGCCGCGCGAAACCGGCGGACAGCACGAGCGCGGCGGCTTCGGGATCGGCCCAGACGTTGAACTCCGCGGACGCCGTCACGTTGCCGACCGCGTGCCCGCCGCCCATGATCACGATCTCGTCGACCGCTTCGGTGAGCGACGGGTCGACGGCGAGCGCGGTCGCGATGTTGCTGAGCGGCCCGACCGGCACGAGCGTGATCTTTTCGGTGGTGGCGCGCAGGGTTTCGACGAGGAACTCGATGGCGCCGGTGTCGCGGTGCGCGCTCGTCGGCTCGGGGATGGGCAATGCGCCGCCGTGCGGGTCCATCGACCCGCCCTGCCGGTAGTGGCGCTGCCCCGGCAGCCCGGCACGCCCGACCGGGCGCGCGAGCCCCTTGAAGACGCCGATCTCGGCGTGCCCGATCCAGTCGAGCACGCGCAGCGTGTTGTCGGTGGTCGCGTCCACGCCGACGTTGCCCGCGACGGTCGTGACGCCGACCAGGTCGAGGCCGGGATGCAGGGCGGCGAACATGATCGCCACCGCGTCGTCGGTACCGGTGTCCACGTCGAGGATCAGTTTGCGAGCCACGGTGGCGATCCTTTCGCAGCACCGCGCACCGTGTCCATCGGGAAACCGGAAACCTGGTAGCGGGCTCCCCCGGGGTGTTCGTTACGCTTTGCCGTCGGCGAAACCGCAGCTGACACGTATACGAGAGCCGAAGGAGAGCACCCGCAGTGCTTCGCACCCACGACGCCGGCACACTTCGTGCCGAGCAGGCCGGTCAGACCGTCACCCTCACCGGTTGGGTGGCCCGGCGGCGCGATCACGGCGGTGTCATCTTCATCGATCTCCGCGACGCGAGCGGCGTCTCCCAGGTCGTGTTCCGCGAGGGCGAGATGGCCGAGCGCGCCCACCAGCTCCGCGCCGAGTTCTGCGTGCGGGTCGTGGGCGAGGTGTCGAAGCGGCCCGAGGGCAACGAGAACGACGAGATCGCCACGGGCGCCATCGAGGTGCTCGCGACCGAGCTGGAGGTGCTGTCCGAGTCGGCGCCGCTGCCGTTTCCGATCGACGAGCGGGTCGACGTCGGCGAGGAGGTCCGCCTCAAGCACCGCTACCTCGACCTGCGCCGCAGCGGTCCGGCCGCGGCGATCCGGCTGCGCAGCGAGATCAGCCGCGCGGTGCGCGAGATGCTGCACGAGCAGGACTTCGTCGAGGTCGAGACGCCGACGATGACCAGGTCCACCCCCGAGGGCGCCCGTGACTTCGTGATCCCGGCGCGCCTGCGGCCCGGCTCGTGGTACGCGCTGCCGCAGTCGCCGCAGCTGTTCAAGCAGCTGCTCATGGTCGGCGGGCTCGAGCGGTACTACCAGATCGCGCGCTGCTACCGGGACGAGGACTTCCGCGCCGACCGGCAGCCGGAGTTCACCCAGCTCGACATCGAGATGAGCTTCGTCGAGCGCGACGACGTGATCAAGATCGGCGAGGACGTCGTCGAATCGCTGTGGAAGGTGATCGGGCACGAGGTGCCGCGGCCGTTCCAGCGCATCACCTACGCCGAGGCGATGGCGAAGTACGGTTCGGACAAGCCCGACCTGCGCTTCGACCTCGAAATCACCGATATGACGGCGTTTTTCGCCGACACGCCGTTCCGCGTGTTCCAGGCGCCCTACGTCGGTGCGGTGGTGATGGCCGGTGGCGCCGACCAGCCGCGCCGCCAGCTCGACGCGTGGCAGGAGTGGGCGAAGCAGCGCGGCGCCAGGGGATTGGCCTACATCCTCGTCAACGCCGACGGCACGCTCGGGGGGCCGGTCGCGAAGAACCTGTCCGAATCCGAGCGCGAAACCGTCGTCGAGGCGGCGGGCGCGAAGCCGGGCGACTGCATCTTCTTCTCCGCCGGCCAGGCGTCCACCACCCAGCCGCTGCTCGGCGCCGCGCGCGACGAGATCGGCAAGCGCCTCGGCCTGATCGACGAGGACGCGTGGTCGTTCGTGTGGGTCGTGGACTTCCCGCTGTTCGAGTCGACCGCCGACACCGACGACGTGGCCGTGGGCAGCGGGAGCTGGACCGCGAAGCACCACGCGTTCACCTCGCCGACCCCGGACACGATCGGCAAGCTCGCCGACGACCCCGGCGGCGTGCTCGCCTACGCCTACGACATTGTCTGCAACGGCAACGAAATCGGCGGCGGCTCGATCCGTATCCACCAGAACGCCTTGCAGAAGCAGGTCTTCGAGATCATGGGCCTGTCCGAGGAGGAGGCGCAGGAGAAGTTCGGCTTCCTGCTCGACGCCTTCCAGTTCGGCCCGCCGCCGCACGGCGGCATCGCGTTCGGCTGGGACCGGATCGCCATGCTGCTGGCCAAGGCCGACTCGCTGCGCGACGTGATCGCGTTCCCGAAGACCGGCGGCGGCTACGACCCGCTGACGGCCGCGCCCGCGCCGATCACCGCGCAGCAGCGCAAGGAAGCCGGTGTGGACGCGAAACCGGCACCGAAGGGCGAGGCCAAGGCCGAGCAGGCGTAATGCTGCACCTCAGGGCGATCTGCCCTGCGGAGTCCACCGCCGAAGCGGTGGCGGTCCTGCGCGAGCACCCCGGCGTGGCGCACCTGGTCGTGCACCACGGTGCCGCCGTGCAGCCCGCCGGGGATCTCGTGGAAGCGGATGTCGCGCGCGAGGCGGCCGACGAGATCGTCGATGCATTGTGCGAACTGCAATTGGACCACGCGGGCGGGATCACGCTGGAAGCACTCGACACCGCCTTGTCCGACGCCGCGGACAAGGCGGAGGAAGACGCGCCAGGGGAGGGCGCCGACGCGGTCGTGTGGCAGGAACTGGTGGGCCGAACGGGTGAAGAAGCGAAGTTCAATCTGACCTTCGCCGCGTTCCTCACCATCGCGTGCCTGCTCGCCGCGGTCGGGGTGGTGACGGACTCGTCGGTCACCATCGTCGGCGCCATGGTGGTGGGCCCCGAGTTCGGGCCGCTGGCCGCCATCGCGGTCGGATTGGTGCTGCGCAAGGGAGAACTGGTCCGCCGCGCCGGGCTGGCGCTGCTCGTCGGTTTCCCCCTCGCGATGCTGGTGACCGCCGGTGCGACGCTGCTGGGGGAGAAGGCGGGCCTGTTCGATCGCGCGGTGGTGAACAACGCCCACACTGTGGACTTCGTCTACTCCGTCGGGCCGTTCTCGTTCGTCGTCGCGCTCTTGGCGGGCGCCGCCGGTATGTTGTCCATGACGTCGGCGAAGTCGGCCGCACTGGTTGGTGTGTTCATCTCGGTGACGACCGTCCCCGCCGCGGGGTACGCGGTGGTCGCGGCGATTCTCGGCAATTGGGACCGTGCCGGGAACTCCGTGCAGCAGTTGCTCGTAAACCTGGTGGGGATCGTCCTCGCCGCAGCGGTCGTCCTCCTGCTCCGACGGCGGAAGCAACGCGCCGCGGGCTTGGAACGTCCGTTGTCACGAGGGTGATTTCGCAGAGATTTCACCACCAGGCCAGTGGTCACGGTTGCTCGCTCACGAGTAGGGTCGGACACAATGACAGTGGATTCTTCGGGCACATCCTCACTCAACGGCCAGGCAGTGGCTGCGGGGCCCGAAGCCCTCGCCATCCAAGCCGCGATGTCGGCGGGTGAATCGGTTCTGGCACACCGTTTCGGCAGCGCGATCACCCTGGTCGACGCCGAACACCTCGACGGGAGCGGCCCGGCGACCGTGGTCAGGGCCAGGATCGCCTCCTCGTCGTTCGCGCTGCCGCGCACGCTCGTCATCAAGCACTACCCGCAGCGGCCCGCGAAGGGCGCGGTGGACCCGTTCGCCCAGGAGGCGGTCAGCTACCAGCTGTTCACCGCGCTCTCCCCGGACGAGCGCATGTGCCCCGAACTGCTTGCGCACGACGGCAAGCACCGCGTGCTGGTGATCGACGACCTCGGTGACGCGCCCACGCTGCGCGACAAGCTGCACGGCCGCGACGCGCGCGCGGCGGAGCGTTCACTGCTCTCGTGGGCGCGTTCGCTTGGCAGGCTGCACGCGAGCACGGCGGGCAGGGAAGCCGACTTCAACGCGTTGCTGAGGCGCCTCGGCGGGCCGGTGAAGGGCGAGGACACCACGCCGGTGCTCGCGACCGCCCAGCTGCCCGCGCTGCTCGAAGAGTTGTTCGGGGTGGCGACTTCGGAATCGATCCGGCAGCGGGCCGAGCGGTGCGCCGAGCACGCGCGGTCGTTGTCCTACCGCGCGTTCAGCCCGGTGGATCTGAGCCCGGACAACAACCTCGTGACCACCGGCGGTGTGCGCTTCCTCGACTTCGAGCGCGGGCTGGTCCGCAACGCGCTCGTCGACGCCGCGGAACTGCGGGTGCCGTTTTCGTCCGGCGCCGGCGCGCTCGCGTTGCCCGCAGGGATGAGCGAGG is part of the Amycolatopsis sp. CA-230715 genome and encodes:
- a CDS encoding DUF389 domain-containing protein, producing the protein MLHLRAICPAESTAEAVAVLREHPGVAHLVVHHGAAVQPAGDLVEADVAREAADEIVDALCELQLDHAGGITLEALDTALSDAADKAEEDAPGEGADAVVWQELVGRTGEEAKFNLTFAAFLTIACLLAAVGVVTDSSVTIVGAMVVGPEFGPLAAIAVGLVLRKGELVRRAGLALLVGFPLAMLVTAGATLLGEKAGLFDRAVVNNAHTVDFVYSVGPFSFVVALLAGAAGMLSMTSAKSAALVGVFISVTTVPAAGYAVVAAILGNWDRAGNSVQQLLVNLVGIVLAAAVVLLLRRRKQRAAGLERPLSRG
- a CDS encoding nucleoside hydrolase → MARKLILDVDTGTDDAVAIMFAALHPGLDLVGVTTVAGNVGVDATTDNTLRVLDWIGHAEIGVFKGLARPVGRAGLPGQRHYRQGGSMDPHGGALPIPEPTSAHRDTGAIEFLVETLRATTEKITLVPVGPLSNIATALAVDPSLTEAVDEIVIMGGGHAVGNVTASAEFNVWADPEAAALVLSAGFARLTLVPLDATHQALIGQDTCDALAELGTPAGTAAARFIGRRIAAYDEITGGGTAPVHDVVCTAYLVAPEIITTRHLPVDVETVSPLTIGRTVVDTRPQSTAERNAHVAFGADAAMLAKLLLDTFGG
- a CDS encoding phosphotransferase, whose amino-acid sequence is MTVDSSGTSSLNGQAVAAGPEALAIQAAMSAGESVLAHRFGSAITLVDAEHLDGSGPATVVRARIASSSFALPRTLVIKHYPQRPAKGAVDPFAQEAVSYQLFTALSPDERMCPELLAHDGKHRVLVIDDLGDAPTLRDKLHGRDARAAERSLLSWARSLGRLHASTAGREADFNALLRRLGGPVKGEDTTPVLATAQLPALLEELFGVATSESIRQRAERCAEHARSLSYRAFSPVDLSPDNNLVTTGGVRFLDFERGLVRNALVDAAELRVPFSSGAGALALPAGMSEAMVAAWRAEVSSVWPVLADEEVLTEHLLDSQLLRVWISSWERLPKLPKGKAGQVSEAAALVTWWRDLSARAELAGSAEVAEHAAAVAAAVDAAHGPGLELALYPAFR
- the aspS gene encoding aspartate--tRNA ligase: MLRTHDAGTLRAEQAGQTVTLTGWVARRRDHGGVIFIDLRDASGVSQVVFREGEMAERAHQLRAEFCVRVVGEVSKRPEGNENDEIATGAIEVLATELEVLSESAPLPFPIDERVDVGEEVRLKHRYLDLRRSGPAAAIRLRSEISRAVREMLHEQDFVEVETPTMTRSTPEGARDFVIPARLRPGSWYALPQSPQLFKQLLMVGGLERYYQIARCYRDEDFRADRQPEFTQLDIEMSFVERDDVIKIGEDVVESLWKVIGHEVPRPFQRITYAEAMAKYGSDKPDLRFDLEITDMTAFFADTPFRVFQAPYVGAVVMAGGADQPRRQLDAWQEWAKQRGARGLAYILVNADGTLGGPVAKNLSESERETVVEAAGAKPGDCIFFSAGQASTTQPLLGAARDEIGKRLGLIDEDAWSFVWVVDFPLFESTADTDDVAVGSGSWTAKHHAFTSPTPDTIGKLADDPGGVLAYAYDIVCNGNEIGGGSIRIHQNALQKQVFEIMGLSEEEAQEKFGFLLDAFQFGPPPHGGIAFGWDRIAMLLAKADSLRDVIAFPKTGGGYDPLTAAPAPITAQQRKEAGVDAKPAPKGEAKAEQA